The proteins below are encoded in one region of Triticum aestivum cultivar Chinese Spring chromosome 1B, IWGSC CS RefSeq v2.1, whole genome shotgun sequence:
- the LOC123080401 gene encoding non-classical arabinogalactan protein 31-like, giving the protein MSFNKTMCYPSAFFCSPSGVLLSLPGTGASAVNFTIGVQGMVWCKTWRYIGYTADMDASPLQGVEVYLQCRHGPRRLKKLPGASGQGGYFTIQSAHMASFTNDECKVYVESSSSTACDLADEPAAGEGLPLKFKTFVQRGDGLQALYSFGNFFFRPSDPNNFY; this is encoded by the exons ATGTCGTTTAATAAAACAATG TGCTACCCAAGTGCCTTCTTCTGTTCTCCCTCCGGAGTGCTCCTCTCTCTGCCCGGCACCGGCGCCTCCGCCGTGAACTTCACCATCGGCGTGCAGGGCATGGTCTGGTGCAAGACCTGGAGGTACATCGGCTACACCGCCGACATGGACGCCTCCCCGCTCCAAG GCGTGGAGGTGTACCTGCAGTGCCGGCACGGCCCGCGGCGGCTGAAGAAGTTGCCAGGGGCATCGGGGCAGGGCGGCTACTTCACCATCCAGTCGGCGCACATGGCGTCCTTCACCAACGACGAGTGCAAGGTGTACGTGGAGAGCTCGTCGTCAACCGCGTGCGACCTCGCTGACGAACCTGCTGCCGGCGAGGGGCTGCCGCTCAAGTTCAAGACCTTCGTCCAGCGCGGCGACGGGCTGCAGGCGCTCTACTcctttggcaacttcttctttcGCCCCAGCGACCCCAACAACTTCTACTGA